From the genome of Malus sylvestris chromosome 6, drMalSylv7.2, whole genome shotgun sequence, one region includes:
- the LOC126626573 gene encoding ribonuclease TUDOR 2-like — MASSTASTGWYRGRVKAVPSGDSLVVMALTANKTGPPPERTITLSSLMAPKLARRDGQDEPFAWGSREFLRKLCIGKEVAFRVDYVVQQIGREFGSVFLGDKNLAMLVVAEGWAKVKEGKQGPQKAEASPYIAELLRLQEQARTEGLGLHSKVPGAGEASKRNLPPSAIGNSGNLDAVSLLAENKGRPMECIVEQVRDGSTVRAYLLPDFQFVQVFVAGIQAPSVGRRPITSDIVAEPETTSDKTNGDVSSEPRAPLTSAQRILASTASSVEVAADPFALEAKHFTEIRVLHRDVRIVLEGNDKFSNLIGSVYYPDGDSAKDLALELVENGYAKYVEWSASTLEDDVKRRLKTAELQAKKSKLRIWTNYTAPPTNSKAIHNQNFTGKVVEVVSGDCVIVADDSVPFGSPLAERRVNLSSIRCPKMGNPRREEKPAPYAREAKEFLRTRLIGRQVNVQMEYSRKVSPGEGAAATSGPADSRVMDFGTVLLASPTKAEGDDTPAPASSATASQQAGVNVAELVVSRGLGTVIKHRDFEERSNYYDALMSAEARATAGKKGLHSAKESPVMHITDLTVASAKKARDFFPFLQKRRKIPAVVEYVLSGHRFKLLIPKETCSIAFAFSGVRCPGREEPYSEEAIAFMRRRIMQRDVEIEVETVDRTGTFLGSLWESKTNVAVALVEAGLAKYQNSFGGEIPDGHLLEKAEESAKRQKLKIWENYVEGEEVPNGSAVDNTKQKEVLKVAVTEVLGSGKFYVQTVGDQKIASIQQQLASLNLQEAPVIGAYNPKKGDIVLAQFSADNSWNRAMIVNAPRGAVESPKDKFEVFYIDYGNQEVVPYSQIRPLDPSVSSAPGLAQLCSLAYVKVPALEEDFGQEAAEYLSEHTLNSANEFRAMIEERDLSGGKVKGQGTGPVLLVTLVAVDAEISVNAAMLQEGLARLEKMKKRETKERKTAIENLEKFQEEARTDRRGMWRYGDIQSDDEDVPPVRKAAAAGKR; from the exons GCTCGTAGAGATGGCCAGGATGAGCCATTTGCATGGGGCAGCAGGGAGTTTCTGAGGAAACTCTGCATAGGAAAG GAGGTGGCTTTCAGAGTGGACTATGTTGTACAACAGATAGGGCGTGAATTCGGCTCGGTTTTCCTTGGTGACAAGAATCTTGCGATGCTGGTTGTTGCTGAAGGCTGGGCAAAG GTCAAGGAGGGTAAGCAAGGTCCACAGAAAGCAGAAGCAAGTCCTTACATTGCAGAGCTGCTACGTCTCCAAGAGCAAGCTAGGACCGAGGGCCTTGGTCTTCATAGCAAG GTTCCTGGTGCTGGTGAAGCATCCAAAAGGAATCTACCTCCCTCTGCTATCGGGAATTCTGGCAACTTAGATGCCGTGAGTCTGTTGGCTGAAAATAAGGGCAGGCCAATGGAATGTATTGTCGAGCAGGTTCGGGATGGAAGCACAGTTAGGGCCTACTTGCTTCCGGATTTTCAGTTTGTCCAAGTATTCGTTGCAGGAATTCAG GCCCCATCGGTGGGAAGGAGACCTATAACATCAGACATAGTTGCTGAACCAGAAACAACTTCCGATAAAACAAATGGGGATGTTTCTTCTGAACCTCGAGCCCCTCTAACTTCTGCTCAAAGGATTCTAGCTTCAACAGCATCATCTGTTGAAGTGGCCGCTGATCCATTTGCATTAGAAGCTAAACATTTTACAGAAATTCGTGTGTTGCATAGAGAT GTCCGCATCGTTCTGGAAGGCAATGACAAGTTCAGTAATTTGATTGGGTCAGTATATTACCCTGATGGGGACTCGGCGAAAGACTTGGCCCTGGAGCTTGTTGAAAAT GGTTATGCCAAATACGTTGAATGGAGTGCAAGCACACTGGAAGACGATGTGAAGCGGCGGCTGAAGACTGCAGAGcttcaagcaaagaaaagcaaGTTGAGGATTTGGACAAACTACACAGCCCCACCTACAAATTCAAAAGCAATTCATAACCAGAATTTCACAGGAAAG GTTGTGGAGGTTGTAAGTGGGGACTGTGTGATTGTCGCTGATGATTCTGTTCCATTTGGCAGTCCACTGGCAGAGAGGCGAGTTAATCTTTCAAGTATTAGGTGTCCGAAAATGGGCAATCCTCGTAGAGAAGAAAAGCCGGCTCCATATGCTCGTGAAGCCAAAGAGTTCCTGAGAACACGCCTCATTGGACGTCAA GTAAATGTTCAAATGGAGTATTCAAGGAAGGTCAGCCCCGGAGAGGGAGCTGCGGCTACTTCTGGACCTGCCGATTCCAGGGTAATGGATTTTGGAACAGTTTTGCTTGCATCTCCTACTAAGGCTGAGGGTGATGACACCCCAGCACCTGCTTCATCTGCGACTGCCAGCCAGCAGGCTGGTGTGAATGTTGCTGAGTTGGTGGTTTCACGTGGCCTTGGCACTGTTATTAAACATCGAGATTTTGAAGAGAGATCAAACTATTATGATGCCCTTATGTCAGCAGAAGCACGTGCTACTGCTGGAAAGAAAGGATTACATTCTGCCAAGGAATCTCCAGTCATGCACATTACAGACTTGACAGTG GCATCAGCAAAGAAAGCCAGGGACTTCTTTCCATTCTTACAGAAAAGGAGGAAAATTCCTGCCGTTGTGGAATATGTCCTCAGTGGGCATCGTTTTAAATTACTGATTCCCAAGGAAACATGCAGCATTGCCTTCGCATTCTCTGGTGTCAGATGTCCCGGGCGTGAGGAGCCATATTCAGAAGAAGCAATTGCGTTCATGAGACGAAGAATTATGCAGAGAGATGTTGAG ATTGAAGTCGAGACTGTTGATAGAACTGGGACCTTCTTGGGATCTTTATGGGAGTCAAAGACCAATGTGGCGGTTGCCCTCGTTGAAGCTGGCCTTGCAAAATATCAGAATTCCTTTGGCGGTGAAATCCCTGATGGGCACCTTCTTGAAAAAGCTGAGGAATCTGCAAAAAGGCAAAAACTGAAA ATTTGGGAGAACTACGTTGAAGGAGAGGAGGTTCCCAATGGTTCAGCTGTCGACAACACCAAACAGAAAGAAGTGCTAAAG GTAGCGGTGACAGAGGTTTTGGGAAGTGGTAAATTTTATGTTCAGACAGTTGGGGATCAGAAAATTGCCTCTATTCAGCAACAGCTTGCATCTTTGAATCTTCAAGAAGCTCCCGTAATTGGTGCTTATAATCCTAAGAAGGGTGACATTGTCCTTGCTCAGTTTAGTGCAGATAATTCTTGGAACAGAGCAATG ATTGTCAATGCACCTCGAGGAGCTGTGGAATCCCCTAAAGACAAGTTTGAAGTGTTCTATATAGATTATGGTAATCAAGAGGTTGTTCCTTACAGCCAGATACGGCCTCTTGACCCATCAGTTTCCTCTGCACCCGGTCTTGCTCAATTATGCAGCCTTGCATACGTCAAAGTCCCGGCCTTGGAGGAGGACTTTGGTCAAGAAGCAGCAGAGTATCTAAGTGAGCACACATTAAACAGTGCCAATGAATTTAGGGCCATGATTGAGGAAAGGGATCTTTCAGGGGGAAAAGTTAAGGGCCAGGGAACTGGACCAGTGCTTCTTGTAACTCTTGTTGCTGTGGATGCTGAGATCAGTGTGAACGCCGCCATGCTTCAG GAAGGACTTGCAAGGctagagaaaatgaagaaacgTGAAACCAAGGAGAGGAAGACGGCTATTGAGAACTTGGAAAAGTTCCAGGAAGAAGCGAGGACCGATAGGCGGGGGATGTGGCGCTACGGAGACATCCAGTCCGACGATGAGGACGTTCCTCCTGTCAGGAAAGCCGCAGCTGCTGGCAAGCGATGA